GCTCAGTAAGTGGTGGCTGTATTAACCAAGGTTATGCCATTAGTAGCGATACTGATACTTACTTTGTCAAGCTCAATTCCCCTTCTCAAGTTGCCATGTTCGAGGCAGAAGCTCTAGGATTGCAACAAATGCTTGCAACTAATACTATTCGAGTGCCTCAACCGATTTGTTGGGGAATTGCAGAAAATTCGTGTTATCTCGTTTTAGAGTGGATTGACCTTGGTCGAGGTAATAACTCAACCTGGGAAGACATGGGGCGACATCTGGCAAAGATGCACAAAATACAGCAGTTGTCAAGAAAGGCTGCCTTTGGTTGGAATATCAATAACACCATCGGTTCAACACCCCAAATCAACGATTGGACAACTGATTGGGCAGAGTTTTTTGCGAAACACCGTTTAGGATATCAGTTCAAATTAGCGAATCGACGCGGCGGACACTTCCCACAGCAGCAAGCATTACTAACCGCTATTCCAGAGTTATTAACGCATCAACCGCAACCGTCCTTAGTTCACGGAGATTTATGGGGAGGTAACGCAGCGTGTACAACAACAGGAGAACCAATTATATTTGATCCGGCAACTTATATTGGCGATCGCGAAGTTGATATTGCTATGACAGAGTTGTTTGGTGGTTTCCCAGCTGCTTTTTATCAGGGATACAATGCAGTTTTTCCTTTAGAGCAAGGTTACGAAAAACGTAAAACTTTGTATAATCTCTACCACATCTTGAATCATTACAATCTCTTTGGGGGTAGCTACAGTGCACAGGCTAACCGCATGATTGCTCAAATTTTAAGCAGCTAAGGTCAGAGTTTTGAGTGTTGAACTGTTAATAAATATTTTTCTCATTACCAATTACCAGTTACCAATTACCAATTACCAATTACGCACAATAATCTGGTTAAATAGCCAGAGACAATATAAGTACTTATGCAAAAATCAGTATCCGCAAACTGGGGGACAATTCAACATAAGTTGACTCCCTACTTGTTTTTGTTACCGGCTTTACTCATCTTGAGCTTGACTGTATTTTGGCCTGCACTTCAAGCATTTTATCTCAGCTTCACGCGCTACGAATACGATCTCACACAAGCACCACAGTGGGTAGGTTGGGAGAATTTTCAGCGGTTGTGGACTGATGCTGTATTTTGGCAGACGCTAGGCAATACTGTACTTTATCTTGTTTGCGTTGTACCAGTGTTAGCGATCGCACCTTTAGCACTGGCTATTTTGGTCAATCAAAAACTCTGGGGAATGCACTGGTTTAGAGCAGCATATTATACCCCAGTTGTCATTTCAATGGTTGTTGCCGGAATTGCTTGGCGGTGGATTTATGAAGGAAATGGACTACTCAATCAGATCATTCGGCAAATTGGTTTATCAGAAAAAGGTATTCCCTGGTTAACAAGTCCGCAGTGGGCACTATTTAGCGTCATGGCGGTTACTGTCTGGAAAGGACTAGGCTACTACATGGTCATTTATCTAGCTGGGTTACAAGCAATTCCCGCAGACTTGTACGAAGCTGCTGCGATCGATGGTTCTGATGGTATTCGCAAGCACTGGGATATTACAGTACCTTTAATGCGACCATATCTTGTTTTAGTCGCAGTTATTTCGGCAATCTCTGCAACGAAAGTGTTTGAAGAAGTTTATATCATGACACAAGGTGGACCGCGCAACAGCTCAAAGACAATTGTTTATTATCTCTATGAGCAAGCTTTCCGTAACTTAGAAATGAGTTATGCTTGCACAATTGGACTAGTCCTGTTTTTAGGAATCTTAGTTCTATCCATTCTCAATCTAAAGTTAACAAACCAGCGAATCTAAAATAGCTAATTGCTAATTACTAATATGCTGTAACCTCTCATCATGCGTCACTTCTGACATAATCTTCTAAATTTACTAATGCTGTCAGATCTAAGCTACTAAGCACACTGGACTTAATAGGGCGTTTTTCGTCCCAGAAAATTAAAGAAGAGTAAAAGTTTATCACTAATGGAGATGCCAGAGTTTGAAAAGTTTTCAGGGCAACTTGCTCATCCTCAAAACTAAGAAAGTAGACTGTATCATCAAAAATAACAGGCTTATCAAATATCTTTTCAATTAATCTAAATTCTAATTTTTTATAAAGTCCGCAAATTGCAATTTTCCAGGGAGAAAAAGTGTATGCACCAACTCCAAAAATAGAAAACCTAGGTTTATTTTGATATATTTTGCTTTTTCTATTTTCTAAGTCATTTGCATGAGATTCTAGATATTGCCAAGTTTTGGGTGCTAAATCCCTTATGTGTTCAGTAGGTTCACCAACAAATCTTTGAGTAACTAGAACATACCTATCTGTAGTTTTTGTTCGACTGTGGGCAATATCAGAACCTTTCAATAAAGGAAAGAGACAAATATCTTCTAGTTCAACAGCTTCTCCTACTCCATTTATAAAAGTATTACCAATCTTGCGAAACTCCATGATCTTTGAGCAGTCGTGCTTAAT
Above is a genomic segment from Gloeocapsopsis sp. IPPAS B-1203 containing:
- a CDS encoding fructosamine kinase family protein gives rise to the protein MNWLEIAQNISRVTGKAFLVNQTRSVSGGCINQGYAISSDTDTYFVKLNSPSQVAMFEAEALGLQQMLATNTIRVPQPICWGIAENSCYLVLEWIDLGRGNNSTWEDMGRHLAKMHKIQQLSRKAAFGWNINNTIGSTPQINDWTTDWAEFFAKHRLGYQFKLANRRGGHFPQQQALLTAIPELLTHQPQPSLVHGDLWGGNAACTTTGEPIIFDPATYIGDREVDIAMTELFGGFPAAFYQGYNAVFPLEQGYEKRKTLYNLYHILNHYNLFGGSYSAQANRMIAQILSS
- a CDS encoding sugar ABC transporter permease, which translates into the protein MQKSVSANWGTIQHKLTPYLFLLPALLILSLTVFWPALQAFYLSFTRYEYDLTQAPQWVGWENFQRLWTDAVFWQTLGNTVLYLVCVVPVLAIAPLALAILVNQKLWGMHWFRAAYYTPVVISMVVAGIAWRWIYEGNGLLNQIIRQIGLSEKGIPWLTSPQWALFSVMAVTVWKGLGYYMVIYLAGLQAIPADLYEAAAIDGSDGIRKHWDITVPLMRPYLVLVAVISAISATKVFEEVYIMTQGGPRNSSKTIVYYLYEQAFRNLEMSYACTIGLVLFLGILVLSILNLKLTNQRI